A genomic stretch from Limanda limanda chromosome 11, fLimLim1.1, whole genome shotgun sequence includes:
- the LOC133014734 gene encoding potassium voltage-gated channel subfamily S member 2-like — protein MTGHVLGEPRGGAHMDDNAAIHINVGGFKKRLLSDTLSRFPETRLARLLHCQSKESILELCDDYDDTEKEFYFDRNPALFPYVLNFYNTGRLHVMAELCIFSFSQEIEYWGINEFFIDSCCSSAYHCRKIVQEREDWEDRSDEGSTTSSFDELLEFYNDATKFDKQLLGSARRRIWLMLDNPGYSVPSRLISILSIIVVLGSIATMCMNSMSEFSLLDSEGQPTEDPRFEIVEHFGIGWFTLELVARFVVAPDLLHFFEHPLNAIDLVSILPFYLTLLINLVVESSPALANLGRVAQVLRLMRIFRILKLARHSTGLRSLGATLRNSYKEVGLLLLYLAVGVSFFSVMAYTVEKEDSEDLSTIPACWWWATVSMTTVGYGDVVPVSIAGKLTASACILAGILVVVLPITLIFNKFSLFYKRQKQLEIAMRSCDFDEGIKEVPSVNLRNYYAHKVKSLMASLSNMSRSSPSEHSLNESIH, from the coding sequence GTCCGACACTCTCTCTCGGTTCCCCGAGACGAGGCTTGCGCGTCTGCTCCACTGTCAGTCCAAAGAATCCATACTGGAGCTGTGCGACGACTACGACGACACAGAGAAGGAGTTTTACTTCGACAGGAACCCAGCTCTCTTCCCTTACGTGCTCAATTTCTACAACACGGGGCGGCTGCATGTCATGGCCGAGCTGTGCATCTTCTCCTTCAGCCAGGAGATAGAGTACTGGGGCATCAACGAGTTCTTCATCgactcctgctgcagcagcgcTTACCACTGTAGGAAAATAGTCCAAGAGCGAGAAGACTGGGAGGACCGGAGCGATGAAGGCAGCACCACCTCATCTTTTGACGAGCTGTTGGAGTTTTACAACGACGCCACCAAGTTCGACAAGCAGCTGCTCGGGAGCGCACGGAGGCGCATCTGGTTAATGCTAGATAACCCGGGCTACTCTGTGCCCAGCCGCCTCATCAGCATCCTCTCTATCATTGTGGTGCTTGGCTCCATCGCCACTATGTGCATGAACAGTATGAGCGAGTTCAGCCTGTTGGACAGCGAGGGGCAGCCCACGGAGGACCCGCGTTTCGAGATTGTGGAGCACTTTGGCATCGGCTGGTTCACTCTGGAGCTGGTCGCCAGGTTCGTGGTGGCGCCAGATCTTCTACATTTTTTTGAGCACCCGTTAAACGCTATAGACTTGGTGTCCATACTTCCGTTTTACCTGACACTCCTAATTAACCTGGTGGTCGAGAGCAGCCCGGCGCTCGCCAACCTTGGACGCGTTGCGCAAGTGCTGAGGCTGATGAGGATTTTCCGCATCTTGAAACTGGCCCGTCACTCTACAGGGCTGCGCTCTCTGGGGGCTACCCTCAGGAACAGCTACAAAGAGGTGGGCCTGTTGCTTCTCTACCTGGCAGTCGGAGTTTCGTTTTTCTCCGTCATGGCTTACACGGTGGAGAAAGAGGACAGCGAGGATCTCTCCACCATCCCGGCGTGCTGGTGGTGGGCCACCGTCAGCATGACCACCGTTGGGTACGGAGACGTGGTACCAGTGTCCATTGCGGGCAAGCTGACCGCCTCGGCGTGCATCCTGGCTGGGATCTTAGTAGTAGTGCTTCCGATTACGCTTATTTTCAATAAATTCTCCCTGTTCTACAAGAGACAAAAGCAGCTGGAGATCGCAATGAGGAGCTGTGATTTCGATGAGGGGATAAAAGAGGTGCCCTCGGTCAACCTACGGAACTATTATGCTCACAAAGTGAAATCCTTGATGGCGAGCTTGTCAAACATGAGTCGGAGTTCACCCAGTGAACACAGTCTGAATGAATCAATCCACTGA